One window of Balneolales bacterium ANBcel1 genomic DNA carries:
- a CDS encoding YtxH domain-containing protein, with protein MSTFPKGFLFGVISGSIIGSMLALLYAPDKGANTRDRISYRLNNYMDELSNLIDRLQYEKSIVSDAKKEGDLVVEEAQKRAEDLITEAEKLLENIGDAKKK; from the coding sequence ATGAGCACGTTTCCAAAAGGATTTCTGTTCGGAGTAATTTCAGGCTCGATTATCGGCTCCATGCTGGCGCTGCTGTATGCCCCTGACAAAGGAGCCAATACCCGGGATCGAATCAGTTATCGCCTGAACAACTACATGGACGAGTTAAGCAACCTGATAGACCGACTTCAGTATGAGAAGAGCATCGTTTCGGATGCCAAAAAGGAGGGCGATCTGGTAGTGGAAGAGGCTCAAAAAAGGGCGGAAGACCTGATTACCGAAGCGGAAAAGCTTCTTGAAAACATCGGCGACGCCAAGAAGAAATAA